A section of the Piliocolobus tephrosceles isolate RC106 chromosome 14, ASM277652v3, whole genome shotgun sequence genome encodes:
- the MSMP gene encoding prostate-associated microseminoprotein, with translation MALRMLWAGQAKRILGGWGIVCLVMSLLLQHPGVYSKCYFQAQAPCHYEGKYFTLGESWLRKDCFHCTCLHPVGVGCCDTSQHPIDFPAGCEVRQEAGTCQFSLVQKSDPRLPCKGGGPDPEWGSANTPVPGVPAPHSS, from the exons ATGGCCCTGAGGATGCTCTGGGCTGGACAGGCCAAGAGGATCCTAGGAGGCTGGGGGATCGTCTGCTTGGTGATGTCTCTACTCCTCCAGCACCCAGGAGTCTACAGCAAGTGCTACTTCCAAGCTCAAG CCCCCTGTCACTATGAGGGGAAATATTTCACCCTGGGTGAGTCTTGGCTCCGCAAGGACTGTTTCCATTGCACCTGTCTGCATCCTGTTGGTGTGGGCTGCTGTGACAC GTCCCAGCATCCCATCGACTTTCCGGCTGGTTGTGAGGTACGTCAGGAGGCAGGAACCTGCCAGTTCTCCTTGGTGCAAAAATCTGACCCTCGGCTGCCCTGCAAAGGGGGAGGACCTGACCCAGAATGGGGCTCAGCCAACACCCCTGTTCCTGGGGTTCCTGCTCCCCACTCCAGCTAA